In a genomic window of Methanosarcina horonobensis HB-1 = JCM 15518:
- a CDS encoding carbohydrate kinase family protein → MKKDQLKQIKALTFGEALFDIIKGTAHLGGAPLNLAAHLAKLGAKPAVLTAVGKDELGEILLSRAEEMGVDTSYILIDEHRPTGTVTVELKNGGIPIFTINKGVAWDAITPNGSKFEALAREEWDIFCFGTLAQRSEENRKTLKRLFSEIKAKHFFYDINLRAGFYTEEWILSSLEHCTILKMNEDEAAAVSDMLFGTVHTFRTLCCLLSKRYSKISVICITKGPKGSAVYHKGVYEEIETTPVEVADTVGAGDAFSAGFLYTYLSGHGVSKAASVANMLGTYVASKSGSVPEYSEELIKELGIFKKKG, encoded by the coding sequence GTGAAAAAAGATCAATTGAAGCAGATCAAAGCCCTGACATTCGGGGAAGCCCTTTTTGATATTATTAAAGGCACAGCCCATCTGGGAGGTGCTCCCCTAAACCTTGCAGCCCATCTTGCAAAACTGGGAGCAAAACCGGCTGTGCTTACAGCAGTAGGAAAGGACGAACTCGGTGAAATTCTCCTCTCCAGGGCTGAAGAAATGGGGGTCGATACATCATATATCCTTATTGATGAGCACAGGCCCACAGGAACCGTTACTGTAGAGCTGAAAAATGGCGGGATCCCTATTTTCACAATAAACAAAGGCGTAGCCTGGGACGCAATTACCCCTAATGGAAGTAAGTTTGAAGCTCTTGCCAGAGAAGAGTGGGACATTTTCTGTTTCGGGACTCTTGCCCAGAGGTCAGAAGAAAACCGAAAGACTCTGAAAAGACTGTTTTCGGAAATAAAAGCAAAACATTTTTTTTATGATATAAACCTGAGAGCAGGGTTCTATACGGAAGAGTGGATCCTTTCTTCCCTTGAACACTGTACAATCCTAAAAATGAATGAAGATGAGGCTGCAGCAGTTTCCGATATGCTTTTTGGTACGGTGCACACCTTCAGAACTCTCTGCTGCTTACTTTCGAAAAGGTATTCGAAAATATCCGTAATCTGCATAACAAAAGGACCCAAAGGGTCTGCCGTCTACCATAAAGGAGTCTACGAAGAAATCGAAACTACCCCCGTAGAAGTGGCAGATACTGTCGGAGCCGGAGACGCTTTTTCTGCAGGCTTTCTGTATACCTATCTTTCAGGGCACGGAGTTTCAAAAGCCGCATCAGTTGCCAATATGCTTGGGACTTATGTAGCATCAAAATCGGGTTCGGTGCCTGAATATTCTGAAGAGCTTATTAAAGAGCTGGGAATTTTTAAGAAAAAAGGATAG